The following coding sequences are from one Mycolicibacterium aichiense window:
- a CDS encoding MOSC domain-containing protein produces MIQAGRITSIWRYPVKSMQGEQVAEAQVGDLGVHADRTWAVRDIESDATTSAKRLPGLLWLTARYAQPPGPDAGPGHAPEVLIGFPDGTEVSSSDPTVHQALSRYLEHEVELRPLPPIDRRSEYRGPMATKTDLRTIFGLDDDEPLPDLSMFPVRKLAEISRYATPVGSYVDAYPVHIITEQSLATLGSLAPDSDFDVRRFRPTLVVDSPSTAAHPEWEWCGGRLHAPHAELAPMIPTIRCVMPSHEQPELKRDKEITRTIAAHTRRCLGVYGNVTRAGRIAEGDVLQLNPPNRTARSAAAGGGAATVKRAVMRAVSAAMPSGKKG; encoded by the coding sequence ATGATTCAGGCCGGCCGTATCACCTCGATCTGGCGCTATCCGGTGAAATCGATGCAAGGCGAGCAGGTGGCCGAAGCCCAAGTCGGCGACCTCGGCGTACACGCCGACCGGACCTGGGCGGTGCGGGACATCGAGTCCGACGCCACCACCAGCGCCAAGCGACTGCCCGGTCTGTTGTGGTTGACGGCGCGCTACGCGCAGCCGCCCGGCCCTGACGCCGGGCCCGGACACGCACCGGAAGTGCTGATCGGCTTCCCGGACGGTACGGAAGTATCCAGCTCGGATCCGACTGTGCACCAGGCACTCTCGCGCTACCTCGAGCATGAGGTGGAGCTTCGGCCGTTACCGCCGATCGACCGTCGCAGTGAGTATCGCGGACCGATGGCCACCAAAACCGACCTGCGCACGATCTTCGGACTCGACGATGACGAGCCGCTGCCCGATCTGTCGATGTTCCCGGTGCGCAAGCTGGCGGAGATCAGCCGCTATGCGACGCCGGTCGGCAGCTACGTGGACGCCTATCCCGTGCACATCATCACCGAACAGAGCCTGGCCACCCTCGGGTCATTGGCGCCGGACTCCGATTTCGACGTGCGACGGTTCCGCCCGACGCTCGTGGTGGACTCCCCCAGCACGGCGGCTCACCCGGAATGGGAGTGGTGCGGCGGACGACTGCACGCCCCACACGCCGAACTTGCGCCGATGATCCCGACCATCCGCTGCGTGATGCCGTCCCACGAGCAGCCCGAACTCAAGCGGGACAAGGAGATCACCCGGACCATCGCCGCGCACACCCGCCGTTGCCTCGGCGTCTACGGCAATGTCACGCGCGCCGGCCGAATCGCCGAAGGTGATGTGCTGCAGTTGAATCCACCCAACCGGACTGCGCGCAGTGCCGCCGCCGGTGGCGGCGCGGCGACAGTGAAGCGGGCCGTCATGCGGGCGGTGTCGGCAGCCATGCCCAGCGGAAAGAAGGGATGA
- a CDS encoding enolase C-terminal domain-like protein: MKEMIDFDGAPIFAIPAREDYPGFGGCEGMLLEGPQGWGEFCPPRTGSDLMAARWLTSAIEGGTVGWPDPIRGRVPVAVAVPAVGAEEAAAIAVASGCQTADVMVTGLSDDADRLAAVRCALGPDASIRCLVDGWWDLDTAAATMPRLDTAAGGLQFVQQPCASSTELAALRRRIDVRVAVDVSDLSSDGLTLAEVADILVLDAAPLGGVRRALRFAEKCDLPVVVSGAGQTSMGLASGLALAGVLPELSFACGLGTAAALAGDIVPAGRALITADGYLPVAPSAPAPDLHRLAEFTVDDAERIAWWRERLRTARELL; encoded by the coding sequence ATGAAGGAAATGATTGACTTCGACGGCGCACCGATTTTCGCGATCCCGGCGCGCGAGGACTATCCCGGCTTCGGTGGCTGCGAGGGCATGCTGCTCGAAGGCCCGCAGGGGTGGGGTGAGTTCTGCCCGCCCCGCACCGGCAGTGATCTGATGGCGGCCCGCTGGCTGACCTCGGCCATCGAAGGCGGGACCGTCGGCTGGCCGGACCCGATCCGCGGCCGGGTGCCGGTCGCGGTCGCGGTGCCCGCGGTCGGAGCCGAGGAGGCGGCCGCGATCGCCGTCGCCAGCGGGTGCCAGACCGCCGACGTGATGGTCACCGGTCTGTCCGACGATGCCGACCGGCTCGCGGCGGTGCGCTGCGCCCTCGGACCGGACGCGTCAATCCGCTGCCTGGTCGACGGGTGGTGGGACCTCGACACCGCCGCCGCGACGATGCCCAGGCTGGACACCGCGGCCGGCGGTCTGCAGTTCGTGCAACAGCCGTGCGCGAGCTCGACAGAGCTGGCCGCGCTGCGGCGCCGGATCGACGTGCGGGTGGCGGTCGACGTCTCCGACCTCAGCAGCGACGGGCTGACCCTGGCCGAAGTCGCCGACATCCTGGTGCTGGACGCCGCCCCGCTGGGCGGGGTGCGCCGGGCATTGCGGTTCGCCGAGAAGTGCGACCTTCCCGTTGTGGTCTCCGGCGCCGGTCAAACCAGCATGGGGCTGGCCAGCGGCTTGGCGCTGGCCGGTGTGCTGCCCGAGCTTTCCTTCGCCTGCGGACTCGGGACCGCCGCGGCCCTGGCCGGCGACATCGTGCCTGCAGGACGCGCACTGATCACCGCCGACGGTTATCTGCCGGTGGCGCCGTCGGCCCCGGCGCCCGACCTGCATCGCCTCGCGGAATTCACCGTCGACGACGCCGAGCGCATCGCGTGGTGGCGCGAGCGGCTGCGCACCGCCCGGGAACTTCTCTGA
- a CDS encoding mycobacterial-type methylenetetrahydrofolate reductase, giving the protein MPLNTVALELVPPNVDRTPDEMLEEARKVVQLSAETGLDGRIRHVMIPGMIEEDSGRPVEMKPKLDVLDYWSRISPELPGVRGLCTQVTAFMDEPTLVSRLTALLDAGMEGVAFVGVPRTMNDGEGAGVAPTDALTIFSELVPNRGAILIPTRAEEAGRFGFKCGRGATYGMTQLLYSDAIVGFLTEFAATTDYRPEILLSFGFVPKVESRVGLINWLIQDPGNAAVAAEQDFVRTLADSEPPVKRQLLVDLYKRVIDGVADLGFPLSIHFEATYGMSRPAFDTFAEMLAYWSPAPSAS; this is encoded by the coding sequence GTGCCCCTCAACACCGTTGCGCTCGAACTCGTGCCGCCCAACGTCGACCGCACGCCGGACGAAATGCTGGAGGAAGCGCGCAAGGTCGTGCAATTGTCCGCCGAGACCGGACTCGACGGCCGGATCCGGCACGTGATGATCCCGGGGATGATCGAAGAGGACAGCGGCCGGCCGGTCGAGATGAAGCCCAAGCTCGACGTGCTCGATTACTGGTCTCGCATTTCACCGGAGCTGCCCGGCGTGCGCGGGTTGTGCACTCAGGTCACCGCGTTCATGGATGAGCCGACGCTGGTGAGCCGGCTGACCGCCCTGCTCGACGCCGGCATGGAGGGTGTGGCCTTCGTCGGTGTTCCCCGGACCATGAACGACGGCGAGGGCGCCGGCGTGGCACCCACCGACGCGTTGACGATCTTCTCCGAGCTGGTCCCGAATCGGGGCGCGATCCTGATTCCGACCCGGGCCGAGGAAGCCGGCCGGTTCGGGTTCAAATGCGGCCGGGGCGCCACCTACGGGATGACGCAGCTGCTCTATTCCGACGCGATCGTCGGCTTCCTGACCGAGTTCGCCGCCACCACCGACTACCGCCCGGAGATCCTGTTGTCGTTCGGCTTCGTGCCGAAGGTCGAGTCCCGGGTCGGCCTGATCAACTGGCTGATCCAGGACCCGGGCAATGCTGCCGTCGCCGCCGAGCAGGACTTTGTCCGCACGCTCGCCGACAGCGAGCCGCCGGTCAAGCGGCAGCTGCTGGTGGACCTCTACAAGCGGGTCATCGACGGCGTCGCCGACCTCGGGTTCCCGCTGAGCATCCACTTCGAAGCCACCTACGGGATGTCCCGCCCGGCCTTCGACACCTTCGCCGAGATGCTGGCGTACTGGTCGCCGGCCCCATCCGCATCCTGA
- a CDS encoding Fur family transcriptional regulator, producing MTSVSDLSDQLRAAQLRVTRPRLAVLDAVHTHPHADTDTIFGAVRTGLPDVSRQAVYDVLHALTAAGLVRRIQPSGSVARYEARVGDNHHHVVCRSCGVIGDVDCAVGEAPCLTPSEHNGFVLDEAEVIYWGLCPDCSPNEPSAIT from the coding sequence GTGACCTCCGTCTCGGATCTCTCCGACCAGCTGCGGGCAGCGCAGCTGCGGGTCACCCGCCCTCGCCTCGCCGTACTGGACGCGGTGCACACGCACCCGCATGCCGACACCGACACCATCTTCGGAGCGGTCCGAACGGGCCTGCCCGACGTGTCCCGCCAGGCGGTGTACGACGTGTTGCACGCGTTGACCGCGGCCGGTCTGGTGCGGCGCATCCAGCCGTCGGGCTCGGTGGCCCGATACGAGGCGCGGGTGGGCGACAACCACCACCACGTGGTGTGCCGGTCGTGCGGTGTCATCGGCGACGTCGACTGTGCTGTCGGCGAGGCACCCTGTTTGACGCCGTCTGAGCACAACGGTTTCGTGCTCGACGAAGCCGAAGTCATCTACTGGGGACTGTGTCCCGACTGCTCACCGAATGAACCTTCTGCGATCACATAA
- the katG gene encoding catalase/peroxidase HPI — MKYGMERQKVSESENPVIDAPEPKAHGPRTNQDWWPNQVDVTKLHPHSPYSNPLGDDFDYATEFAKLDPEALKADLLSVITTSQDWWPADYGSYAGLFIRMSWHAAGTYRIFDGRGGGGQGMQRFAPLNSWPDNANLDKARRLLWPVKKKYGNKISWADLLVFAGNVALESAGFKTFGFGFGRPDIWEPEEILFGEEDEWLGTNKRYSDERTLAEPYGATTMGLIYVNPEGPEGNPDPLKAAIDIKETFGRMAMNVEETAALIVGGHTLGKTHGAGSDEGMGPEPEGAPIEQQGLGWKCPFGSGKAGDTITSGLEVVWTTTPTKWSNSFLEILYGYEWELVKSPAGAWQFQAKDAEAIIPDPFGGPNRKPTMLVTDVSMRVDPEFGAITRRWLDHPEELNEAFAKAWYKLLHRDLGPITRYLGPWVAEPQLWQDPVPPVQGELIDDSDAATLKARILESGLTVQQLVKTAWASASSYRNTDKRGGANGARLRLEPQRSWEANEPAELAKVLPVLEKIQQEFNAAGGKTVSLADVIVLGGNAAIEKAAKEAGYAIDVHFAPGRTDATQVQTDVESFAVLEPRADGFRNYVRPGEKAALEELLIEKAYLVGVTAPEMTVLLGGLRVLGANHGGTKHGVFTDRVGVLSNDFFTNLLDMGTEWKPSENSENVYEGTDRTTGALKWTATANDLVFGSNSILRALVEVYAQDDNAGKFVEDFVAAWVKVMNADRYDLT, encoded by the coding sequence ATGAAATATGGAATGGAAAGGCAAAAAGTGTCCGAGAGCGAGAATCCGGTCATCGACGCGCCGGAGCCGAAAGCCCACGGCCCCCGCACCAATCAGGATTGGTGGCCGAATCAGGTCGACGTCACCAAGCTGCACCCGCACTCGCCGTACTCCAACCCGCTCGGCGACGACTTCGATTACGCCACCGAATTCGCCAAGCTCGACCCCGAGGCGCTCAAGGCTGACCTCCTTTCGGTGATCACCACCTCGCAGGACTGGTGGCCCGCCGATTACGGCAGCTACGCCGGACTCTTCATCCGGATGAGCTGGCATGCGGCCGGCACCTACCGCATCTTCGACGGCCGTGGCGGCGGCGGTCAGGGCATGCAGCGTTTCGCCCCGCTCAACAGCTGGCCCGACAACGCCAACCTGGATAAGGCGCGCCGGCTGCTGTGGCCGGTCAAGAAGAAGTACGGCAACAAGATCTCCTGGGCCGACCTGCTGGTGTTCGCGGGCAACGTCGCGCTGGAGTCGGCCGGCTTCAAGACCTTCGGTTTCGGCTTCGGCCGCCCTGACATCTGGGAGCCCGAAGAGATCCTGTTCGGCGAGGAAGACGAATGGCTGGGCACCAACAAGCGTTACTCCGATGAGCGCACGCTGGCAGAGCCGTACGGCGCCACCACCATGGGTCTGATCTACGTCAATCCCGAAGGGCCGGAGGGCAATCCGGATCCGCTGAAGGCGGCCATCGATATCAAGGAAACCTTCGGCCGGATGGCGATGAACGTCGAGGAGACCGCTGCGCTGATCGTCGGCGGGCACACGCTGGGCAAGACCCACGGTGCCGGCTCCGACGAGGGCATGGGACCTGAGCCCGAAGGCGCCCCGATCGAGCAGCAGGGTCTGGGCTGGAAGTGCCCGTTCGGTTCGGGCAAGGCCGGCGACACCATCACCAGCGGTCTGGAGGTGGTGTGGACAACCACCCCGACCAAGTGGAGCAACTCGTTCCTGGAGATCCTCTACGGCTACGAGTGGGAGCTGGTCAAGAGCCCGGCGGGCGCGTGGCAGTTCCAGGCCAAGGACGCCGAGGCGATCATCCCCGATCCGTTCGGCGGCCCGAACCGCAAGCCCACGATGCTGGTGACCGACGTCTCGATGCGGGTCGACCCGGAGTTCGGGGCAATCACGCGGCGTTGGCTCGACCACCCCGAGGAGCTCAACGAGGCGTTCGCCAAGGCCTGGTACAAGCTGCTGCACCGCGACCTCGGTCCGATCACCCGCTACCTGGGCCCCTGGGTTGCCGAGCCGCAGCTCTGGCAGGACCCGGTGCCGCCGGTGCAGGGTGAGCTGATCGACGACTCCGATGCCGCGACGCTGAAGGCCAGGATCCTGGAGTCCGGCCTGACGGTTCAGCAGCTGGTCAAGACGGCATGGGCGTCGGCATCGAGCTACCGCAACACCGACAAGCGCGGCGGCGCCAACGGCGCCCGGCTGCGGCTGGAGCCGCAGCGCAGCTGGGAGGCCAACGAGCCCGCCGAGCTGGCCAAGGTGCTTCCGGTGCTGGAGAAGATCCAGCAGGAGTTCAACGCCGCGGGTGGCAAGACCGTGTCGCTGGCCGACGTTATCGTGCTCGGCGGCAACGCCGCGATCGAGAAGGCGGCCAAGGAAGCCGGCTATGCGATCGACGTTCACTTCGCACCCGGCCGCACGGACGCCACTCAGGTGCAGACCGACGTGGAGTCGTTCGCGGTTCTCGAGCCGCGGGCCGACGGGTTCCGCAACTACGTGCGGCCCGGCGAGAAGGCTGCGTTGGAGGAGCTGCTGATCGAGAAGGCCTACCTGGTGGGTGTCACCGCTCCGGAGATGACGGTGTTGCTGGGCGGTCTGCGGGTGCTCGGCGCCAACCACGGCGGCACCAAGCACGGCGTGTTCACCGACCGGGTCGGCGTGCTCTCGAACGACTTCTTCACCAACCTGCTCGACATGGGCACGGAGTGGAAGCCGTCGGAGAACTCCGAGAACGTCTACGAGGGCACCGACCGCACCACCGGGGCGCTCAAGTGGACGGCGACCGCCAACGATCTGGTGTTCGGTTCGAACTCGATCCTGCGCGCCCTGGTCGAGGTCTACGCCCAGGACGACAACGCCGGCAAGTTCGTCGAGGACTTCGTCGCGGCATGGGTCAAGGTCATGAATGCCGACCGGTACGACCTGACCTAG
- a CDS encoding cytochrome c biogenesis CcdA family protein — protein MDANLTGLALAAGMVAALNPCGFAMLPAYLTLVVRGEDADPGRTAAVGRALAATAAMALGFLAVFGLFGLLTVPVATAVQRYLPYATIGIGIVLVALGIWLAAGRELTWQTAGQRWRSAPTARLGSMFGYGVGYAVASLSCTIGPFLAVTGATLRAGSPVDGVLVYAAYAAGLALVVGVLAVGIALTSTALVDRVRRLLPYINRISGVVLIAVGAYVSYYGLYEIRLFSAQGDPSDPVIAAAGRLQGAVAGWVYRTSAWTWVVALAVLVAAAALVRVRRSRHQRR, from the coding sequence GTGGATGCAAATCTGACCGGCCTGGCACTGGCCGCGGGGATGGTGGCTGCGCTCAACCCGTGCGGATTCGCGATGCTGCCGGCCTACCTCACGCTCGTAGTGCGCGGTGAGGACGCGGATCCCGGTCGGACCGCAGCGGTGGGGCGCGCCTTGGCGGCGACCGCGGCGATGGCGCTGGGCTTCCTGGCGGTGTTCGGACTGTTCGGGCTGCTGACGGTGCCGGTCGCCACCGCGGTCCAGCGCTACCTGCCCTACGCGACCATCGGTATCGGGATAGTCCTTGTCGCCCTTGGCATCTGGCTGGCCGCAGGCCGGGAATTGACCTGGCAGACAGCCGGACAGCGGTGGCGGTCGGCGCCGACGGCGCGGCTGGGATCGATGTTCGGCTACGGCGTGGGCTATGCGGTGGCGTCGCTGTCGTGCACGATCGGGCCGTTCCTCGCCGTCACCGGCGCCACGCTGCGCGCCGGTTCTCCCGTCGACGGTGTGCTCGTCTATGCCGCCTACGCCGCGGGGCTGGCCCTGGTGGTCGGTGTGCTCGCCGTCGGAATCGCCTTGACCAGTACAGCTTTGGTGGACCGGGTGCGCCGGCTGTTGCCCTACATCAATCGGATCAGCGGCGTCGTGCTGATCGCGGTGGGGGCCTACGTGAGTTATTACGGCCTCTACGAGATCCGGTTGTTCAGCGCACAGGGGGATCCGTCGGATCCCGTGATCGCCGCCGCCGGCCGACTACAGGGCGCGGTGGCCGGCTGGGTTTACCGCACCAGCGCCTGGACCTGGGTGGTGGCGCTGGCGGTGCTGGTCGCAGCGGCCGCGCTGGTGCGGGTTCGACGCAGCCGTCACCAGCGGCGCTGA
- a CDS encoding protein disulfide oxidoreductase — MLRMLAMVLCALSIAVAAPPTASADDQLAFTGTTLSGAPFNGESLKGKPAVLWFWTPWCPFCNAEAPNVSQVAAANPTVTFVGVAARSDAGQMQAFVSKYNLNFTNLNDADGSIWARFNVPWQPAYVFLRPDGTSTFVNNPTSAMSEQELSDRVRALVS, encoded by the coding sequence ATGCTTCGAATGCTGGCCATGGTGCTGTGTGCGCTGAGTATCGCGGTCGCAGCGCCGCCGACAGCCAGCGCCGACGACCAACTGGCGTTCACCGGCACCACACTGAGCGGCGCGCCGTTCAACGGCGAGAGCCTCAAAGGCAAGCCGGCGGTGCTGTGGTTCTGGACCCCGTGGTGCCCGTTCTGCAACGCCGAAGCCCCCAACGTCAGTCAGGTGGCTGCGGCCAATCCCACGGTCACGTTCGTCGGTGTCGCCGCACGCTCCGATGCCGGGCAGATGCAGGCCTTCGTGTCGAAGTACAACCTGAACTTCACCAACCTCAACGACGCCGACGGATCCATCTGGGCCCGGTTCAACGTGCCGTGGCAGCCGGCGTATGTGTTCCTGCGTCCCGACGGCACGTCGACGTTCGTCAACAACCCCACCTCGGCCATGTCGGAACAGGAACTCAGCGACCGAGTGCGCGCGCTGGTGTCCTGA
- a CDS encoding TetR/AcrR family transcriptional regulator — protein sequence MAAPDRDATAGLEPVRGRPRDPRTDSAIMAATRRLLTDVGYDQVSMESIARAAGVSRPTIYRRWSSKAHVVFEAAFAIDGDTAELPRSGDFETDLREFVRGAVAFWREPVVEAATLGILAERRRDSELHIRTQQLLDDKIRAELAELVRTAADQGVVRADVDTDTLFNVLVGTTFYGALVDGRADTDHLVDTLCSLIMHGAQTREKE from the coding sequence ATGGCCGCTCCCGACCGCGATGCGACGGCAGGACTGGAACCGGTGCGAGGCCGGCCGCGGGACCCGCGCACCGACTCCGCGATCATGGCGGCAACCCGCCGGCTGCTCACCGACGTCGGCTACGACCAGGTCTCCATGGAGTCGATCGCCCGGGCCGCCGGCGTCAGTCGCCCGACCATCTACCGCCGCTGGTCGTCCAAGGCCCATGTCGTCTTCGAAGCCGCTTTCGCAATCGACGGTGACACAGCCGAACTGCCGCGGTCGGGCGACTTCGAAACCGATCTGCGGGAATTCGTTCGCGGCGCGGTGGCTTTCTGGCGCGAGCCGGTGGTTGAGGCCGCGACGTTGGGCATCCTCGCCGAACGGCGCCGCGACTCCGAATTGCACATCCGCACACAGCAATTGCTCGACGACAAGATTCGGGCCGAGCTCGCCGAACTGGTTCGGACCGCCGCTGACCAAGGTGTGGTGCGCGCCGACGTCGACACCGACACATTGTTCAACGTGCTCGTCGGCACCACGTTCTACGGCGCCCTCGTCGACGGGCGCGCCGACACCGACCACCTGGTCGACACCCTCTGCTCTCTGATCATGCACGGCGCGCAGACACGAGAAAAGGAATGA
- a CDS encoding DUF1214 domain-containing protein translates to MAGDELSTAFHELLDELGGIERKFLASDPPLPEADILDGYRLTFSLLRVAVDTYVWGDKDNPRFVDVIGPYQRWGGDNSDAFYQLAPIDPTRTYRVTGNRGDSVYLSITVYGGPDDGHYSNRIVGTMNDRSLHFDADGNFDFTISPDPQAGAWLRLEDDAVVALTRDYLDNPETDRRAQWKIEAIDPPARKRDDRADLIRRLRAARTWLAEQYSFIPTTVEPPNEIAEPYPVPQQTYGWAAGDAAYAMGAYELQPGQALIIDGTSPNCVFWNLCLWNPFLHTYDYTYERVTINGAHVTYEPDGSWRIVVCDIDPGHPNWVSTAGRSKGLIWLRWFLPEETPKRPTCRVVDVAQVAGGLA, encoded by the coding sequence ATGGCAGGCGATGAATTGTCGACCGCTTTCCACGAGTTGCTCGACGAACTCGGCGGGATCGAACGCAAGTTCCTGGCCAGCGATCCGCCGCTGCCGGAAGCCGACATCCTCGACGGCTATCGACTGACGTTCAGCCTGCTGCGCGTCGCGGTCGACACTTATGTCTGGGGCGACAAGGACAACCCGCGGTTCGTCGACGTGATCGGGCCGTATCAGCGTTGGGGCGGTGACAACTCGGACGCGTTCTATCAACTGGCGCCGATCGATCCCACCCGCACCTACCGGGTGACCGGGAACCGGGGTGATTCGGTGTACCTGTCGATCACCGTCTACGGCGGACCCGACGACGGCCACTACAGCAACCGCATCGTCGGAACGATGAACGATCGCTCCCTGCACTTCGACGCCGACGGCAACTTCGACTTCACCATCAGCCCCGACCCGCAGGCAGGCGCCTGGCTCAGACTGGAGGACGACGCCGTCGTCGCCCTGACCCGCGACTACCTGGACAACCCCGAAACCGATCGCCGGGCGCAGTGGAAGATCGAGGCCATCGATCCCCCGGCCCGCAAGCGCGACGATCGCGCCGACCTGATCCGCCGATTACGCGCCGCGCGGACCTGGCTCGCCGAGCAGTACTCGTTCATCCCCACCACGGTCGAGCCGCCCAATGAGATCGCCGAGCCCTACCCGGTTCCGCAGCAGACCTACGGATGGGCTGCCGGCGACGCGGCGTACGCGATGGGCGCCTATGAACTGCAGCCCGGCCAGGCACTGATCATCGACGGCACATCGCCGAACTGCGTGTTCTGGAACCTGTGCCTGTGGAATCCGTTCCTGCACACCTACGACTACACCTACGAGCGGGTCACGATCAACGGCGCACACGTCACCTACGAACCCGATGGGTCCTGGCGAATCGTGGTCTGCGACATCGATCCCGGCCACCCCAACTGGGTGTCGACGGCCGGGCGCTCCAAGGGCCTGATCTGGCTGCGCTGGTTCCTGCCCGAGGAGACCCCGAAACGGCCCACCTGCCGGGTCGTCGACGTCGCTCAGGTCGCCGGGGGTCTGGCATGA
- a CDS encoding sulfotransferase family protein → MTADVQRPQPIRLTDLAQPLFPEAAQPMRDALAGYGSTLALTSEALLANATERTGLTGWGDDGFRERLDVLTASLREEAGLSDVGTAVVFEQLVGNLVNRLRLEALIAEHPEIEDIEIARPIIICGLPRTGTTHLHNLIAADPNMRYLPYWESLEPFPAPGEEDQARRDRCTAGLDLVDASMPEFKRMHDMTVDHAHEEIQLLANDISGMLFETTYYLPSFAAHYKSHDQAPSYAYLKRQLQAMQWLRGGTRWVLKSPQHLEQFPTLYATFPDATFVVTHRDPVEVTRSMVTMIAYASRMASAAPDPVTIARYWLDRADDLFSGCLRDRDVLPADQSIDVRFTEFMADEQGTLAAIYGVADQPFDDEVRAAMAGFIAEHPRGRYGEVIYDLADVGLDAGEVAERLSGYRERFIET, encoded by the coding sequence ATGACCGCCGACGTGCAGCGCCCCCAGCCGATCCGATTGACTGATCTCGCGCAGCCGTTGTTCCCCGAGGCCGCCCAGCCGATGCGGGATGCGCTCGCCGGCTACGGATCCACCCTCGCGCTGACCTCAGAAGCGTTGCTGGCCAACGCAACCGAACGCACCGGGCTGACCGGCTGGGGTGACGACGGCTTCCGGGAACGACTGGACGTGCTGACGGCGTCCCTGCGCGAGGAGGCCGGGCTCTCCGACGTCGGCACCGCCGTGGTCTTCGAACAACTGGTCGGCAACCTGGTCAACCGGCTGCGGCTGGAGGCGCTGATCGCCGAGCACCCCGAGATCGAGGACATCGAGATTGCGCGTCCGATCATCATCTGCGGGCTGCCCCGCACCGGCACCACTCACCTGCACAACCTGATCGCCGCCGACCCGAACATGCGATACCTGCCTTACTGGGAGAGCCTGGAACCCTTCCCCGCGCCAGGCGAAGAGGACCAAGCACGGCGCGACCGATGTACGGCGGGGCTCGATCTGGTCGATGCGTCGATGCCGGAATTCAAGCGCATGCACGATATGACCGTCGACCACGCGCACGAAGAGATCCAGCTGCTGGCCAACGACATCTCCGGCATGCTCTTCGAAACGACCTACTATCTGCCGTCGTTCGCCGCGCACTACAAGTCCCACGACCAGGCGCCGTCGTACGCCTACCTCAAACGTCAGCTGCAAGCCATGCAGTGGCTGCGCGGGGGCACCCGCTGGGTATTGAAGTCACCGCAGCACCTCGAGCAGTTCCCCACCCTGTATGCCACCTTCCCGGACGCGACTTTCGTTGTTACGCATCGAGATCCGGTCGAGGTGACGCGCTCGATGGTCACGATGATCGCCTACGCCTCCCGAATGGCCAGCGCCGCACCCGATCCGGTGACGATCGCGCGGTACTGGCTGGACCGGGCCGACGACCTGTTCAGCGGCTGCCTGCGCGACCGCGACGTACTCCCGGCCGATCAGTCGATCGACGTGCGGTTCACCGAGTTCATGGCCGACGAGCAGGGCACCCTGGCGGCGATCTACGGCGTGGCCGATCAGCCGTTCGACGACGAGGTGCGCGCCGCGATGGCCGGCTTCATCGCCGAGCATCCCCGCGGCCGCTACGGCGAGGTGATCTACGACCTCGCCGATGTGGGACTCGACGCCGGCGAGGTCGCCGAGCGACTCAGCGGATACCGGGAACGGTTCATCGAGACATAG
- the mug gene encoding G/U mismatch-specific DNA glycosylase, which produces MRTYQPDILAQGLDVVFCGINPALTAQADGYNFSSATNRFWAAIHRAGFTDRQLAPSEERSLLDYGCGITAVVTRPTSAAHEVSTREIRQSLTAFETTMRAASPHVLAFLGKPAISVVLGTRAVKWGLQRDPVAGIAAWVLPNPSGRNRRFTLDGLVTAYAELHDYVSMNRSRYPLSRSATSPASSPTSARS; this is translated from the coding sequence ATGCGGACATATCAGCCGGACATCCTGGCCCAGGGTCTGGACGTCGTTTTCTGCGGTATCAATCCGGCGCTGACGGCGCAGGCCGACGGATACAACTTCTCCAGCGCAACGAACCGCTTCTGGGCGGCGATCCACCGTGCCGGATTCACCGACCGGCAGTTGGCCCCGTCGGAGGAACGAAGCCTGCTGGACTACGGATGCGGGATCACCGCCGTCGTGACCCGGCCGACGTCGGCCGCGCATGAAGTGTCGACTCGCGAGATCCGGCAGTCACTCACGGCGTTCGAGACCACGATGCGGGCGGCCTCCCCGCACGTCCTGGCCTTCCTCGGTAAGCCGGCGATCTCGGTGGTGCTCGGAACCCGTGCGGTGAAGTGGGGGCTTCAGCGCGACCCGGTTGCGGGCATCGCGGCGTGGGTCCTTCCCAACCCCAGCGGCCGTAACCGGCGTTTCACCCTCGACGGCCTTGTGACGGCGTATGCCGAATTGCACGACTATGTCTCGATGAACCGTTCCCGGTATCCGCTGAGTCGCTCGGCGACCTCGCCGGCGTCGAGTCCCACATCGGCGAGGTCGTAG